Genomic DNA from Vanrija pseudolonga chromosome 3, complete sequence:
ACAGTCAGGTCTCTTTGTCGGAGTcggcgcctcgctcgccaggGCTGGCCCTCTCGGTGTGTGGCTCGCCTACTGCTTCACCGCGGTCAATGTCTGGTGCATCGTAAGTGACAAAAGCACCACGCGCCGCTGACTTCAGATCCAATCATGCGGAGAGATGGCGACCATGGTGGGTGTTCGCCGCCAGGCACCAAAAGACATATGCTCACCCTCCTAGTTCCCCGTTGCCGGCACGTTCCCTCACTATGTCAACCGCTTCCTCGACCCCGCGTTCGCGTTTGCGCTCGGGTGGACCTTCTGGTTTGAGTGAGTGGCACAGTGCGACAGACTACTGACCTCTCCAGCAAGGCGctggccgtcggcaccgaggTGACCGCCTCGGTCGTCCTGATCAACTACTGGACCGACCGTGTGCCAGCAGGCGCCTTGATCACCATCCTCCTGGCCGCCATGTGGATCATCAACTTCCTGCCTGTCCGCTTCTTTGGCGAAGCCGAGGTCATCACAGCCTCGATCAAGGTCATCACGCTTGCTGGGTGAGTCGGGACTTTGCGAGCTTGGCTGACTCTAGTctcatcatcctcggccttgtcattgacctgggcggcgcgccgtccaAGGACCGTATCGGCTTCCGCTACTGGAAGGACCCCGGTGCTATGAACAACTTCCCCGGCATTGGTGGCTCGTGGGGCCGTTTCCTGGCCTTCTTCCTCTGCACTGCCCAAGCCGCCTTCGCGTACGGCGGAAGCGAGGTCATCGTCAtgaccgccgccgaggctaCCAACCCGCACAAGCAGGTGCCCAGGACGATTCGCATGTTTGTCGCTCGTCTGCTCTTTTTCTGTGAGTGGGTGATGGAGTGGCCTGTACTGACTGTCcagacgtcgtcggcgtgttcATCATTGGTCTTCTGTGGGTCGAGTTTACCGTGCGTCGTACTAACCTTCAGCGTCCCATTCAACAACCCCGGCCTCGTTAGCGGATCTGGCAACGCCAACTCTTCCCCTTGGGTCATCGCTATCAAGGCGGCAGGCATCAAGGGCCTCCCCTCGGTCGTCAACGCCGCGATCCTCACCAGCGCCTGGTCGGCCGGCAACACCTACCTCTACATCGCCGCCCGCTCTCTggtcggcctcgctctcgacgGCCAGGCGCCAAAGATCCTCGCCAAGACCACCAGCCGTGGTGTGCCTATCCCCGCTGTCGTGCTTTCTGCTGCCGTCTCGTGCTTTGCCTACCTCTGTGAGTGATGAGCCTACAAAGCGAACGGCCCTGACGTCCCAGCCCTCGGCTCTGGCGGAGCCTCCCAGGCATTCGGCTGGCTGCAGAGCATGAACACGCTGTTCATCCTCATCAACTGGGGTGTGCTGTGCCTCACCTACATTCGCTTCCGCGCTGCTCGTATCGCACAGGACATCCCGCGTGCGGATATCCCATGGATGTCGTGGGCGCAGCCTTACGCTGCATGGTACGGCATGTGCTTCTGCTGGCTTGTTGTTCTGGTGCAAGGATTCCCCGTCTTCCTGAAGGGCAAGTGGGACACGCCGACGTTCATCGCAAGCTACATCAGTGAGTTGATAGACCCTGACGTTGCTGATGCCCCAGGTCTGGTCATCTTTGTCGTCCCCTGCGTCGCGTACAAGATCTTCTATCGGACCAAGGTGCGTCACAGACCGTGTGCAGGGCTGACAGACAGTTTGTTCGCCCttccgaggccgacctcatGTCTGGGCGCCTCGATCCCGCCGACATTTATGACGAACCTGCGCCGACGACTTGGTGGGGCAAGGCGGCCGACAAGATTATCTAAGCTGGGGGTGAAGAGGGCAGTCGAGGGGCTGGCGGGCAGTTGTAATCGGAGGGTTAAGCACGAAACGAAAGGTTGGGTGTAGTGCAATGCAGGTCTTGAATTGAGAACCACGCAGAGGGTGTGGGAGACGTGTTGAGGTTGAGCGGAGGTTGGTTGAGTGAGGGAGCCACCCACATCCGTCGACGACACCTGGACGCGTTGGCGCGTTCCACCAGCGAACAACAATCGAGACGCACCCCCCACTACTCCCTGCTGCACAGATCCGGTCCCCATGCATCCCTTACCTCGTCAAACTCAGTCCCTTGGAGGAGCAGGTTAACGGGCTATCAACTACAAGCCAGGCAGTGAGGAGCTCGTTGGAAGCCAGGCAGAGACGAGCTCGTTGGCATCTCATCACAGTTTGGTTGCTCAAGTTGTTTTACATGTATATCATCACAACCTGACTACAACCATAGAATCGGCTTACAAATGCACATCACCATCAAACCCATAGCCTGCAGCCAACTCTGACCCACCGGCAGGTCCATCCTTGCCCCAGAGAATCGCGATCGGGTCGAATCCAAGGCTCGCAAACAGGTCCGTCTGCTCCAGATCGGGTGCCAATGCCCCGTCAGCACCGGCGGTCGCCTCGAACGCGATCTGCAGCGGGTCCATGAGAGCAGTAGAGTCGGCATCGGCATTTCGCGCTTCGACTGCTGCTCCGGGGCTCGGAAGTGACGGGAAAATACGGCTCAGGAGGGTGGCCAGCTCCCAAGCCacgtgctcctcgtcgatgcTGGCCTCGCGGAACCCGCGGATCATCTCGTACTGCATGTCAACGATGTCTTGTGCTGGAGGCAAGATGACACCGAATGAGATCGCCTAAGGTCAGTGCTGCTCACGCTCCGCGCCTACCTTCATGAGGAACACGCTGGCGTACATCTGGAGATCAGTGCTGACCAGTGGTTCGACTCACGATGCGCAGGAAGATTCGGCCAGGGCAGTACCGCAGAGTCTTGCGCTTGTGAAGAGCGATACCGTATCGTAGGAGGTGTgtggccgcgtcgacggcttCGAGCAAGAATGGGCCTTCGGCGTACTGCAGAACCGCACCGTGCATGACCCGCTCTCCTGCCTTGTCCTGCAGTGTGAGCgttgggcgaggcggcgactTACGAGGTGCAGCCGTCGAATGCGGGCCTGTGTGGCTCGGAGTGAAATGGCGTTGGCGTACAGCCTGGTGTCAGAACCTTGCGCCGCACCTGACCCACCTGACATAGTCGTGCTCGATACGCCACAGGATTTCCCGAAGCTCGTCTGGCGTGAGGTACTCGCCTGTAGACTGAGGTGGCCAACTCGGCGGCAGGTCGCCGGCGATCCAGACCCAtagcgagtcgagctcgggcttcATGCGGTGGAGGATGGGTTCATACCGCCCTGTCCGCATGTGCTCTTCTGTGACACTGGGCTTGGAATAGAGGAGCTCCTGGAGAATGCCGATCATCTGGAGTGAGCAATGGAGCATGGAGCGCTCACTCACGTGG
This window encodes:
- the LYP1_0 gene encoding Lysine-specific permease, which produces MTTTPIKDDINFDKTDGYVHTTEVLDVEGGQAGPTKPLRRGLHKRHIAFVGFGGGIGVGLFVGVGASLARAGPLGVWLAYCFTAVNVWCIIQSCGEMATMFPVAGTFPHYVNRFLDPAFAFALGWTFWFDKALAVGTEVTASVVLINYWTDRVPAGALITILLAAMWIINFLPVRFFGEAEVITASIKVITLAGLIILGLVIDLGGAPSKDRIGFRYWKDPGAMNNFPGIGGSWGRFLAFFLCTAQAAFAYGGSEVIVMTAAEATNPHKQVPRTIRMFVARLLFFYVVGVFIIGLLVPFNNPGLVSGSGNANSSPWVIAIKAAGIKGLPSVVNAAILTSAWSAGNTYLYIAARSLVGLALDGQAPKILAKTTSRGVPIPAVVLSAAVSCFAYLSLGSGGASQAFGWLQSMNTLFILINWGVLCLTYIRFRAARIAQDIPRADIPWMSWAQPYAAWYGMCFCWLVVLVQGFPVFLKGKWDTPTFIASYISLVIFVVPCVAYKIFYRTKFVRPSEADLMSGRLDPADIYDEPAPTTWWGKAADKII